The Halococcus salifodinae DSM 8989 genome includes a window with the following:
- a CDS encoding ABC transporter substrate-binding protein, producing MAREADSGRSSVDRRRYLKRIGATGVLVTVAGCAGGNGGGGNDSQGGAGSSKQGNESGDGANGSSDGTGGDSGGNDQTLIIGQNTGMGGDEPLDPHKATRIGTQEVLFAINEPLFRVNPELKPVPHLAKDYSVNDDATEHTMTIEDSITFHNGEKLTAEVARWNLERFLSESSQSYLVGDSVLAKTEVTGDQEVTVTYDEPFALLPQGLTDWHTALVSKKAAEDAGDRYGFDTVVGTGPYKFAEWSQGSYIQTERFDEYDWGPNWLENRGPGKVSQFRFESHPEPTTLLNELTDGGVHLSKSILLSDAKKVEENANTGLKRKKFVRQSYLCPNTQKPPMDDVNVRKAADHAINKEAVIKAALDGEGYKIWALMTPFSKNSLDKEQAKKTGQQFDQKKARQLLEEAGWTNSGEGQTRSKDGTKLSIDFLTFSIPREKSIGTTVQPMLGDVGFDVNLRVLEAGTLYNELEGGAHDLVVMAYGGQFSINTLSATLTSARSAKKGGTNYSLWENEEFDSLIDKAQRVTSDEERHQALVDAQLIVQDQAPVVPINGYNKILGHTNSVTGIETMVNDHQWWPVKEYLRHTELDL from the coding sequence ATGGCACGCGAAGCGGATAGTGGGCGTTCAAGCGTCGACCGGCGGAGATATCTCAAACGCATCGGCGCGACGGGCGTACTCGTGACGGTCGCCGGCTGTGCCGGTGGAAACGGTGGCGGAGGAAACGACAGTCAGGGTGGTGCAGGATCCAGCAAACAAGGAAACGAAAGTGGTGACGGGGCGAACGGCAGTTCCGATGGGACGGGTGGCGATAGTGGCGGCAACGACCAGACGCTTATCATCGGACAGAACACGGGAATGGGCGGCGACGAACCGCTTGACCCACACAAAGCCACGCGGATCGGGACTCAGGAGGTGCTGTTCGCGATCAACGAACCCCTGTTCAGGGTGAACCCGGAGTTGAAACCGGTTCCTCACCTCGCGAAGGACTACTCGGTGAACGACGACGCCACCGAGCACACGATGACGATCGAGGACAGCATCACCTTCCACAACGGCGAGAAACTCACCGCCGAGGTGGCCCGCTGGAACCTCGAACGCTTCCTTTCTGAGTCCTCACAGTCGTATCTCGTTGGCGACAGTGTGCTAGCGAAGACGGAGGTTACGGGCGATCAAGAAGTCACCGTAACCTACGACGAGCCGTTTGCACTCCTGCCCCAGGGCCTGACCGATTGGCACACTGCGCTCGTCTCGAAGAAAGCCGCCGAGGATGCGGGCGACAGGTACGGCTTCGATACCGTGGTCGGGACCGGACCGTACAAGTTCGCCGAGTGGTCGCAAGGGTCGTACATCCAGACCGAACGTTTCGACGAGTACGACTGGGGACCGAACTGGCTCGAAAACCGTGGCCCCGGCAAGGTCAGCCAGTTCCGATTCGAGTCCCACCCGGAGCCGACGACGCTGCTGAACGAGCTCACCGACGGTGGCGTCCACCTCTCGAAGTCGATCCTGCTCTCCGACGCGAAAAAGGTGGAGGAGAACGCGAACACCGGCCTCAAGCGAAAGAAATTCGTCCGCCAGTCGTACCTGTGCCCGAACACCCAGAAACCGCCAATGGACGACGTGAACGTCCGGAAAGCGGCCGATCACGCCATCAACAAAGAGGCCGTTATCAAAGCAGCGCTCGACGGCGAGGGGTACAAGATCTGGGCGCTGATGACGCCGTTCTCGAAGAACTCGCTCGACAAAGAGCAGGCGAAAAAGACCGGCCAGCAGTTCGATCAGAAGAAAGCACGGCAGTTGCTTGAAGAGGCCGGCTGGACCAACTCGGGCGAGGGGCAGACCCGGTCGAAAGACGGGACCAAGCTCTCGATAGACTTTCTGACGTTCTCGATCCCCCGAGAGAAGAGCATCGGGACGACGGTACAACCGATGCTTGGAGACGTCGGGTTCGACGTCAACCTCCGCGTGCTCGAAGCCGGAACGCTCTACAACGAACTCGAAGGCGGGGCGCACGATCTAGTCGTGATGGCGTACGGTGGCCAGTTCTCGATCAACACCCTCTCGGCGACGCTCACGAGTGCCCGGAGTGCGAAGAAGGGTGGAACGAACTACTCGCTCTGGGAGAACGAGGAGTTCGACAGCCTCATCGACAAGGCCCAGCGCGTCACGAGCGACGAGGAGCGCCACCAGGCGTTGGTCGACGCGCAGCTCATCGTTCAGGATCAAGCGCCGGTCGTCCCAATCAACGGTTACAACAAGATCCTCGGGCACACGAACTCGGTCACGGGAATCGAGACGATGGTGAACGACCACCAGTGGTGGCCGGTGAAAGAATACCTTCGGCACACGGAACTCGATCTCTGA
- a CDS encoding M24 family metallopeptidase: MASVTVPTAEYEDRIDRVRDELAATDADALCLFSATAIEWVSGFHHLQTERPVCLTVTHDRVGLTVPRLELDRAESDEFPLLDEVYHYYDYPGGTTEGTTYYEHSTATPEETIREMLADLDAVTVVADTNGAPSFWGYSGPSLDELADVDVETVEWIETFRESKSTVERELLRESAKWGNLAHRKLAEYVEPGKHELWVAKRASLDASMAMLDTLGERYDSRLRGGFPASCGFLSGPNTALPHGLTENRRLDRGDVIITGASANVGGYLTELERTMFVGEVSDEHRHYFEHMREMQRLAIEACGPGVPVADVDQAVHDYCHEQGLLEYTQHHTGHNIGLEGHERGFLDRGSDDVMKPGYLYTIEPALFVPDVAGYRHSDTILITEEGTESLTYYPKDLESNIIRC, from the coding sequence ATGGCATCAGTTACCGTGCCGACGGCGGAGTACGAGGATCGCATCGATCGCGTCCGCGACGAGCTCGCGGCAACCGACGCCGACGCGCTCTGTCTGTTCTCTGCGACCGCGATCGAGTGGGTCAGCGGGTTCCATCACCTCCAGACCGAGCGTCCGGTTTGTCTCACGGTCACGCACGACCGCGTGGGGCTGACGGTCCCACGGCTCGAACTCGATCGCGCCGAGAGCGACGAGTTCCCGCTCCTCGACGAGGTGTATCACTACTACGACTATCCGGGCGGCACGACCGAGGGAACCACCTACTACGAGCACTCGACCGCGACGCCCGAGGAAACGATCCGTGAGATGCTCGCCGACCTCGACGCCGTGACCGTCGTCGCGGACACGAACGGTGCGCCGAGCTTTTGGGGGTACTCCGGCCCTTCACTCGACGAACTTGCCGATGTCGACGTCGAGACCGTGGAGTGGATCGAGACCTTTCGCGAGTCGAAATCCACGGTCGAACGCGAGCTGCTCCGCGAGTCCGCGAAGTGGGGCAATCTCGCCCACCGGAAGCTCGCGGAGTACGTCGAACCAGGCAAACACGAACTCTGGGTTGCCAAACGCGCCAGTCTCGACGCCTCGATGGCGATGCTCGACACGCTCGGGGAACGGTACGACTCGCGGCTCCGTGGCGGCTTCCCAGCGTCGTGTGGATTCCTCTCTGGCCCGAACACCGCGCTCCCGCACGGCCTGACCGAGAACCGCCGACTCGATCGCGGCGACGTCATCATCACTGGGGCGTCAGCGAACGTCGGCGGGTACCTCACCGAGCTCGAACGCACCATGTTCGTCGGCGAGGTCAGCGACGAACACCGCCACTACTTCGAGCACATGCGCGAGATGCAGCGCCTCGCGATCGAGGCGTGCGGCCCCGGCGTCCCCGTCGCCGACGTCGACCAGGCGGTCCACGACTACTGTCACGAGCAGGGGCTCCTCGAGTACACCCAGCACCACACCGGCCACAACATCGGTCTGGAAGGCCACGAGCGCGGCTTCCTCGATCGCGGCAGCGACGACGTGATGAAGCCCGGCTACCTCTACACGATCGAACCGGCGTTGTTCGTCCCCGACGTCGCGGGCTATCGCCATTCCGACACGATCCTGATCACCGAGGAAGGTACCGAGTCGCTGACGTACTATCCGAAAGACCTCGAGAGCAACATCATTCGCTGCTGA
- a CDS encoding IclR family transcriptional regulator codes for MGQTSTPSLRTTENTIRVVRALKELDGAGVTELATHLSMSKSTVHDHLATLRRHDYVTKDGDSYEIGLGFFEMGEYARKRRKIYEVARPEVADLAAETGELANLMVEEHGRGVYLYRARGEKAVTLDTHTGKRRYLHNTALGKAILAHLPDSRVDEILDRHGLPAATPNTITDREQLHQKLAEIRERGVAYCGQERVEGLQCVAAPVLGRDDEVLGAISVAAPTTRLTGERFAEEIPELVLQAANVVEINVTYS; via the coding sequence ATGGGACAGACGTCGACACCATCGCTCCGGACTACCGAGAACACCATCCGAGTCGTGAGAGCGCTGAAGGAGCTCGACGGAGCAGGGGTGACGGAGCTGGCGACACACCTCTCGATGTCGAAGAGCACCGTCCACGACCACCTCGCGACGCTCCGACGACACGACTACGTGACCAAGGACGGCGACTCCTACGAGATCGGGCTGGGCTTCTTCGAGATGGGCGAGTACGCCCGCAAACGTCGCAAGATCTACGAGGTCGCGAGGCCAGAGGTCGCCGATCTCGCGGCGGAAACCGGCGAACTCGCGAACCTGATGGTCGAGGAGCACGGTCGGGGTGTGTATCTCTACCGTGCGCGCGGGGAGAAGGCCGTCACGCTCGACACCCACACCGGCAAGCGGCGGTATCTCCACAACACCGCGCTCGGGAAGGCGATCCTCGCTCATCTCCCCGACAGTCGTGTCGACGAGATCCTCGACCGTCACGGCCTCCCAGCGGCGACGCCGAACACCATCACCGACCGTGAGCAGCTCCATCAAAAGCTTGCCGAGATCCGTGAGCGTGGCGTGGCATACTGCGGCCAGGAACGCGTCGAGGGACTCCAGTGCGTCGCAGCGCCGGTTCTCGGCCGAGACGACGAGGTCCTCGGAGCGATCAGCGTGGCTGCCCCGACCACGCGGCTGACGGGCGAGCGCTTCGCCGAGGAGATCCCCGAACTCGTGCTCCAGGCCGCGAACGTCGTGGAGATCAACGTTACCTACAGCTGA
- the rdfA gene encoding rod-determining factor RdfA: MAQSDAKSVEGDRDPSCKLDRVIDEYELDRVAENLQEYWTRENERYSLRGLADHVNQAILRTAMEREGLNPLDGEVENTYRLLTDDEVSQGVRTQAHSRLDRGGVDVDAIGGDFVSYQTVNRHLKECLGVERASTERSDSDRIDSGAQRIAALRNRTVAVTENTLDQLGSTGAIALGDPDVYVDITVTCADCGTHATVQELIDEGGCECEPIDEDS; encoded by the coding sequence ATGGCACAATCGGATGCGAAGTCGGTCGAGGGCGATCGGGACCCGTCGTGTAAACTCGATCGCGTGATCGACGAGTACGAGCTCGACAGGGTGGCCGAAAACCTCCAGGAGTACTGGACCCGGGAGAACGAACGCTACAGTCTCCGAGGGCTGGCCGACCACGTGAACCAGGCGATCCTCCGGACAGCGATGGAGCGCGAAGGGCTGAACCCGCTCGACGGAGAGGTCGAGAACACCTACCGACTGCTCACCGACGACGAGGTGAGCCAGGGAGTCCGGACGCAGGCTCACAGCCGGCTCGACCGCGGCGGAGTCGATGTCGACGCGATCGGGGGGGATTTCGTGTCCTACCAGACGGTCAATCGGCATCTCAAGGAGTGTCTCGGCGTCGAGCGCGCCTCGACCGAGCGGTCCGACAGCGACCGGATCGACAGCGGTGCCCAGCGGATCGCCGCGCTCCGCAACCGAACGGTCGCCGTCACCGAAAACACACTCGATCAGCTCGGCTCGACCGGTGCGATCGCGCTCGGTGATCCCGATGTCTACGTCGATATCACGGTGACGTGTGCCGACTGTGGGACCCACGCAACCGTCCAGGAACTGATCGACGAGGGAGGCTGTGAGTGCGAACCGATCGACGAAGACTCGTGA
- a CDS encoding M24 family metallopeptidase: METKLVRLDGLLDERELAAVWFGRPNTFAWLLGGNSVVDEETTVGVAAVGYDGDGLTVVTDNIEAPRLREEELPDGVAIETADWYAADLAAAIAERSPTPAAADFDVPGFESVDASGLRQPLVETDIAAYRELGRDTAAAVEDVCRELDPTDTERGVAGRLAGALADRGIAAPVALVGSGERAQQYRHYTPTDAQLGSYTLVSVTARRAGLHASCTRTVVFDPPSWLDDRHATAARIETSALAATRAVGREGGTAADVFEQIQDAYAALGYPDEWRAHHQGGAAGYAGREWIATPTHDAPVELPMGYAWNPTVQGAKSEDTMLVTENRFEPLTMTGDWPTRSVSAVGTDVELERHDLLRL; this comes from the coding sequence ATGGAAACGAAACTCGTACGGCTCGATGGGCTTCTCGACGAACGCGAGCTCGCGGCAGTGTGGTTCGGGCGGCCGAACACGTTCGCATGGCTCCTTGGCGGGAACAGCGTCGTCGACGAGGAAACCACGGTCGGCGTCGCGGCCGTCGGCTACGACGGCGATGGGCTGACGGTCGTCACGGACAACATCGAGGCCCCGCGACTGCGCGAGGAGGAACTCCCCGATGGAGTCGCCATCGAGACGGCCGACTGGTACGCGGCGGACCTCGCGGCAGCGATCGCCGAGCGCTCGCCCACGCCCGCAGCGGCGGATTTCGACGTTCCAGGCTTCGAGTCCGTCGACGCCAGCGGACTCCGGCAGCCGCTCGTCGAGACCGACATCGCGGCCTATCGCGAACTTGGTCGTGACACCGCCGCGGCCGTCGAAGACGTCTGTCGGGAGCTCGATCCGACGGACACCGAGCGGGGGGTCGCGGGACGGCTCGCCGGAGCGCTCGCGGATCGGGGAATCGCCGCCCCCGTAGCGTTGGTCGGGAGCGGGGAGCGCGCTCAGCAGTACCGCCACTACACCCCGACCGACGCACAGCTGGGGTCGTACACCCTCGTGTCGGTGACCGCACGGCGGGCCGGCCTCCACGCGAGCTGCACCCGAACCGTGGTGTTCGACCCGCCGTCGTGGCTGGACGACCGACACGCGACCGCGGCCCGCATCGAGACGAGCGCGCTCGCGGCAACACGGGCTGTCGGCCGCGAGGGCGGCACCGCAGCCGACGTCTTCGAGCAGATTCAGGACGCGTACGCAGCCCTCGGCTACCCGGACGAGTGGCGCGCGCATCACCAAGGCGGCGCGGCGGGCTACGCCGGCCGCGAGTGGATCGCCACGCCGACCCACGATGCACCGGTCGAGCTCCCGATGGGCTACGCGTGGAACCCGACGGTTCAGGGCGCGAAAAGCGAGGACACGATGCTCGTGACCGAAAACAGGTTCGAGCCGCTCACGATGACCGGCGACTGGCCCACCCGATCCGTGTCGGCGGTCGGAACGGATGTCGAACTGGAGCGCCACGACCTGCTTCGGTTGTGA